A single Candidatus Eremiobacteraceae bacterium DNA region contains:
- a CDS encoding rhomboid family intramembrane serine protease has protein sequence MIPLGDENDDGLGGPAVVNLAIIALNILVFIFQSLHPSFTDGFSMIPREIATGQDLITTQYVIGSDGASYAVPEASGPNPIYLTLFTALFMHASILHIAGNMLFLYIFGDNIERAFGSIRYLLFYVACGLVANLVMVLMNPASVIPNLGASGAIAGVLAAYLVLFPGNRVRVLAGYWLTTVPAAIMIGLWIVVQFLSLGGQQDSGVAYGAHVGGFLFGLLVAFIARPGVMRRMPYHYSRDS, from the coding sequence ATGATACCGCTCGGCGACGAGAATGACGATGGGCTCGGCGGGCCCGCGGTCGTAAATCTTGCGATCATCGCCTTGAATATCTTGGTGTTCATCTTCCAATCGCTGCATCCGTCGTTCACCGACGGCTTCAGCATGATCCCGCGAGAGATAGCAACCGGCCAAGATCTCATCACGACGCAATACGTCATCGGCAGCGACGGCGCGTCGTATGCGGTGCCGGAAGCAAGCGGACCGAATCCGATCTATCTGACGCTCTTCACCGCCCTGTTCATGCACGCGAGCATTCTCCATATCGCCGGCAATATGTTATTCCTGTACATCTTCGGCGACAATATCGAGCGCGCGTTCGGAAGCATCCGCTACCTGCTGTTCTACGTCGCATGCGGTTTGGTCGCGAATCTCGTCATGGTGCTGATGAATCCGGCTTCGGTGATTCCGAATCTCGGCGCGTCGGGCGCGATCGCCGGCGTATTGGCCGCATATCTCGTGCTGTTCCCGGGCAATCGCGTGCGCGTCCTGGCGGGGTATTGGCTGACGACGGTTCCCGCGGCGATCATGATCGGATTGTGGATCGTCGTGCAATTCCTGAGCTTAGGTGGGCAGCAAGACAGCGGCGTCGCGTACGGCGCGCATGTCGGCGGCTTTCTCTTCGGCCTGCTCGTCGCATTCATCGCGCGGCCGGGCGTGATGCGGCGCATGCCGTATCACTACTCCCGCGACAGCTAG